One window from the genome of Salisaeta longa DSM 21114 encodes:
- a CDS encoding ZIP family metal transporter, with amino-acid sequence MDPSALNVTLAALLTAVATGLGALPFFFYQNFSSVALGRANGLAAGLMLSASGMLVYEGYLHSLGRMALGVGLGVVAIAISRYLLDGSDEEAAVGQLRGADALEALLIVGVMTAHSFAEGVGVGVSYGDGDTLGVFVTVAIAIHNIPEGLAISLVLVPRGVSAWKAGGWSVVSSLPQPLMALPAFLFVESFAPVLPVGLGFAAGAMAWMVGREMIPEALGDAPPRTVAGAVAVGLVAMTLFQYLMH; translated from the coding sequence ATGGATCCTTCCGCCTTGAACGTAACACTGGCTGCGCTGCTTACGGCCGTGGCCACCGGGTTGGGCGCGCTGCCCTTCTTTTTCTACCAGAACTTTTCGTCTGTGGCCCTCGGCCGGGCCAACGGACTCGCGGCCGGTCTGATGCTCTCGGCAAGCGGCATGCTCGTGTACGAAGGGTACCTGCACAGCCTCGGGCGTATGGCGCTTGGCGTTGGGCTTGGCGTGGTGGCCATCGCCATCAGCCGGTACCTGCTTGATGGATCGGACGAGGAGGCTGCGGTAGGACAGCTCCGCGGTGCCGACGCGCTGGAGGCGCTGCTCATTGTAGGCGTCATGACGGCCCATTCGTTTGCCGAAGGCGTGGGCGTAGGCGTATCGTACGGCGATGGCGACACGCTAGGGGTCTTCGTTACGGTGGCCATCGCCATCCACAACATCCCCGAAGGCCTGGCCATCAGCCTGGTGCTGGTGCCGCGGGGCGTGTCGGCGTGGAAGGCCGGGGGGTGGAGCGTTGTGTCGAGCCTGCCGCAGCCGCTGATGGCGTTGCCGGCGTTCCTGTTTGTGGAATCGTTTGCGCCGGTGCTGCCGGTGGGGCTCGGGTTTGCCGCGGGGGCGATGGCGTGGATGGTGGGCCGCGAGATGATCCCCGAAGCGCTTGGCGACGCGCCGCCCCGCACGGTGGCGGGTGCCGTTGCGGTGGGCCTGGTGGCCATGACGCTGTTTCAGTACCTGATGCATTAG
- a CDS encoding alkene reductase, with the protein MARTLITPYTLGALSLPNRVVMGPMTRNRATGTIPQPIMATYYRQRASAGLIVSEATQVTPMGQGYPNTPGIHSDEQVEAWQAITDAVHAAGGRIFLQLWHVGRISHPAYHDGKKPVAPSAIQPDGQAMTPSFEMAPFPTPRALNTEELPEIVEQFRQGAANAKRAGFDGVEVHGANGYLLDQFLQSATNARTDRYGGSPENRARLLLDVTEAVTEVWDSQRVGVRLSPAGGMNDISDDDPHTTFGYVGDALNAYDLAYVHVVEGAIDDDTNASDVVRAAYDGSLIVCGGLDRERGEALVQEGRADLAGYARCFLSNPDLPRRFLEEAPLNDWDRDTFYGGGAEGYIDYPTLDEANDAAPSTAAA; encoded by the coding sequence ATGGCACGCACGCTAATTACCCCGTACACCCTTGGCGCCCTCTCGCTACCCAACCGCGTGGTGATGGGACCCATGACCCGCAACCGCGCAACCGGCACCATTCCGCAGCCCATCATGGCGACGTACTATCGCCAGCGGGCCAGCGCAGGCCTCATCGTCTCGGAGGCGACGCAGGTAACGCCCATGGGCCAGGGCTACCCCAACACGCCCGGCATCCACTCCGATGAGCAGGTGGAGGCCTGGCAGGCCATCACCGACGCGGTGCACGCGGCCGGCGGGCGCATCTTTTTGCAGCTGTGGCACGTGGGGCGCATCTCGCACCCGGCCTATCACGACGGCAAGAAGCCTGTGGCGCCGTCGGCCATCCAGCCGGACGGCCAGGCCATGACGCCTTCCTTCGAGATGGCGCCCTTCCCCACGCCGCGCGCGCTCAACACCGAGGAGTTGCCCGAAATCGTGGAGCAGTTCCGCCAGGGAGCCGCCAACGCTAAGCGCGCCGGCTTCGACGGCGTTGAGGTGCACGGCGCAAACGGCTACCTGCTCGACCAATTTCTGCAGAGCGCAACCAATGCGCGCACCGACCGCTACGGCGGATCGCCCGAAAACCGCGCCCGCTTGCTGCTGGACGTGACCGAGGCCGTCACCGAGGTGTGGGACAGCCAGCGCGTGGGCGTACGCCTCTCGCCCGCCGGCGGCATGAACGACATCAGCGACGACGACCCGCACACCACCTTTGGCTACGTGGGCGACGCCCTGAATGCCTATGACCTGGCCTACGTGCATGTGGTGGAAGGCGCCATCGACGACGACACCAACGCCTCGGACGTTGTGCGCGCCGCGTACGACGGCTCGCTCATCGTGTGCGGCGGGCTGGACCGCGAGCGCGGGGAGGCCCTCGTGCAGGAGGGCCGCGCAGACCTAGCGGGCTACGCGCGGTGCTTCCTCTCCAACCCCGACCTGCCCCGTCGCTTCCTCGAAGAAGCGCCCCTCAACGACTGGGACCGCGACACCTTCTACGGCGGCGGCGCCGAAGGCTACATCGACTATCCCACCCTCGACGAAGCAAACGACGCGGCACCATCAACGGCTGCCGCCTAA
- a CDS encoding M24 family metallopeptidase codes for MDALLSHLDGRALVVTFPPDVRWLTGFTGSNALVIVTAAGAVHLVTDGRYTTQAQAEVQDATVHIADGSLIEHAAAHDLLPDGPVVVQADRLSVAQLERLQEQQPAAMWQPERGVLQALVARKRADEVEKLRAAQAITDAVFEHLCDWLRPGQTEQEVAAEIVYQHLRRGAERMAFDPIVASGPNGALPHARPTSRRLQAGDVVVIDMGGVRAGYASDMTRTVAIGAPAPAVRTVYDVVLAAQEAALQAAVGGIASDALDAAARSVIEDAGHGEAFPHSLGHGIGLQTHEWPRVSHRSSEPLPTGAVITIEPGIYRPDRFGVRIEDMIHLTPEGHDNLTASPKDLIVIS; via the coding sequence ATGGATGCGCTCCTTTCCCACCTCGACGGCCGCGCGCTGGTCGTCACGTTTCCGCCCGACGTCCGGTGGCTCACAGGTTTCACCGGATCGAACGCGCTGGTCATCGTCACCGCTGCGGGCGCTGTGCATCTCGTCACCGACGGCCGCTACACCACGCAGGCGCAGGCCGAGGTGCAGGACGCCACGGTGCACATCGCCGACGGGTCGCTGATCGAGCACGCCGCCGCGCATGATCTGTTGCCCGACGGGCCGGTGGTGGTGCAGGCCGATCGCCTAAGCGTTGCGCAGTTGGAGCGCTTGCAAGAGCAGCAGCCGGCCGCCATGTGGCAGCCCGAGCGCGGCGTACTGCAGGCCCTGGTCGCACGCAAGCGGGCCGACGAAGTGGAGAAGCTGCGGGCGGCGCAGGCCATCACCGATGCCGTGTTCGAGCACCTCTGCGACTGGCTGCGTCCGGGCCAAACCGAACAAGAAGTGGCCGCCGAGATTGTGTATCAGCATTTGCGGCGCGGGGCCGAGCGGATGGCGTTCGACCCGATCGTGGCGTCGGGGCCCAACGGCGCGCTACCGCATGCGCGGCCCACGAGCCGCCGGTTGCAGGCAGGCGACGTCGTGGTGATTGACATGGGCGGCGTGCGGGCGGGCTACGCGTCGGATATGACACGCACGGTAGCAATTGGCGCGCCTGCGCCGGCTGTGCGCACCGTCTACGATGTGGTCCTGGCGGCCCAAGAGGCAGCGCTGCAGGCGGCGGTGGGCGGTATCGCATCGGATGCGCTGGACGCCGCGGCGCGCTCGGTGATCGAGGACGCCGGTCATGGCGAGGCCTTTCCGCACAGCCTGGGCCACGGCATCGGCCTGCAAACCCACGAGTGGCCGCGCGTCTCGCACCGCTCCTCGGAGCCCCTGCCCACCGGGGCGGTGATTACCATTGAACCGGGCATCTACCGGCCCGACCGGTTTGGCGTGCGCATCGAGGATATGATCCACCTGACGCCCGAGGGCCACGACAACCTCACGGCCTCTCCCAAAGACCTCATCGTCATCTCGTAG
- a CDS encoding RagB/SusD family nutrient uptake outer membrane protein: MFLDHCSYRCRLGVLFIALVALTGCDAFEIKNRPDPNGPSLQDIVENPTRGKIANVAVGMEAGMRTDMNLYLTDVSAIGREVFRFSSSDPRYTSELLGEGSAVLNNNTFYITRPWAERYRVVRNGNIILDALGNAPQSLFTDAEEASIRGFVGTIAAHQLLLNLNLTYQNGIRVEVRALDENELGTVVGYDQALQAIADRLDAAYQDLQAGSGLPFPLSEGFSSVDFPAFNRALKARVAIYQQDPAAALDALQNSFIGTRATPLVPFPNPGGDARQVGAYHVFSTSAGDLTNPWYIPPQATGDLIAAHPSYITDIARDSNGNIIDQRASKVVNRDETFARAGLSSDWGFFVYKTNVSPIPIIRRAELFLIRAEAHILQGGAGNLNDAVDDLNFIRNSAGLPDYSGPVTQDALTDELLRQRRYELYGEGHRWIDMRRYDRLDQLPIDRPNDDVWQQFPIPASENVNSPG; encoded by the coding sequence ATGTTTTTAGATCACTGCTCTTATCGGTGCCGCCTCGGTGTATTGTTCATCGCCCTGGTGGCCCTGACCGGCTGCGACGCCTTCGAAATCAAAAACCGACCCGACCCGAACGGTCCGAGCCTGCAAGACATCGTTGAAAACCCTACGCGCGGCAAAATTGCCAACGTAGCCGTGGGGATGGAAGCCGGCATGCGCACCGACATGAACCTGTACCTCACCGACGTAAGCGCGATTGGCCGCGAGGTCTTCCGCTTCAGTAGCTCCGACCCGCGTTATACCTCGGAGCTCTTGGGCGAAGGCTCGGCCGTCTTGAACAACAATACGTTTTACATCACGCGCCCTTGGGCGGAGCGCTACCGCGTGGTGCGGAACGGAAACATCATCCTGGATGCGCTCGGAAACGCCCCGCAGTCGCTTTTCACTGATGCCGAAGAAGCAAGCATCCGGGGCTTTGTGGGCACCATCGCCGCGCACCAACTGCTGCTCAACCTGAACCTGACGTACCAGAATGGTATTCGGGTGGAGGTACGCGCCCTCGACGAAAACGAGCTGGGAACGGTGGTTGGGTACGACCAGGCGTTGCAGGCGATTGCCGATCGGCTCGATGCCGCCTACCAGGATCTGCAGGCCGGTAGCGGACTCCCGTTTCCGCTTTCGGAAGGATTCTCTTCGGTCGATTTTCCAGCGTTCAACCGCGCGTTGAAGGCGCGCGTGGCCATCTATCAGCAAGACCCCGCCGCCGCGCTCGATGCGCTGCAAAACTCGTTCATTGGCACGCGGGCCACGCCGCTCGTGCCGTTTCCGAACCCCGGCGGCGACGCCCGACAGGTGGGCGCATACCACGTATTTTCGACAAGCGCGGGCGACCTCACCAATCCGTGGTACATTCCGCCGCAGGCGACGGGCGACCTCATTGCGGCCCACCCAAGCTACATCACAGACATCGCGCGGGATAGCAACGGCAACATTATTGACCAACGCGCTTCGAAGGTCGTGAACCGCGACGAGACGTTCGCCCGCGCGGGGCTTTCGTCGGACTGGGGCTTTTTCGTCTACAAGACGAACGTGTCGCCCATTCCCATCATTCGCCGGGCCGAGCTCTTCCTGATTCGCGCCGAGGCGCACATTTTACAGGGCGGCGCCGGCAACCTCAACGATGCGGTGGACGACCTCAACTTCATTCGCAATAGCGCGGGCCTGCCGGATTACAGCGGCCCCGTGACGCAGGACGCGCTCACCGATGAGCTGCTGCGGCAGCGTCGCTACGAGCTGTATGGCGAAGGCCACCGCTGGATCGACATGCGCCGCTACGACCGGCTCGACCAGCTGCCCATCGACCGTCCCAACGACGACGTGTGGCAGCAATTCCCGATTCCGGCAAGCGAAAACGTCAACAGTCCCGGCTGA
- a CDS encoding SusC/RagA family TonB-linked outer membrane protein yields MNYRYRLSAALALMVLLAAVSVTGAYAQRTVSGTVTDAQGGDALPGVNVRVEGTTTGTITGPQGTYELQVPAGPQTLVFSFIGYQTREVTIGPDQTDADAQLREDVVGLSEVIVTGLAASVKRENAATSIESISGEDLAGTTSVETLDGALSGKVAGAQISSYSGAPGGGMSIKLRGVSTINGNSDPLFIVDGVIVSNAAIPTNVNAVTQAAAGGSRSNQDNPVNRIADLNPRDIASIEILKGPSAAAIYGGKAANGVVLITTKMGQAGQTRVNFSQSVGITTIRHKLGMRDFNAQEAETAFGARGRDLFEQANGQTYDYEEAIFGQEGLLSRSQLSVSGGSQNTRFYISGLWQDDEGIVERTGYEKQSVRANVTHDFGTKATLTGRFNYINSTTRRGLTGNDNTGTTFGVSLTATPEFVNLFPNNEGIYPDHPFNASNPLQTIQLMTNEEQVNRIISSGRFEYNVFSTETQTLQAIVEGGVDFFSFENVGLFPRILQFERQSAQPGTSILGKTNSLNTNLRLLANHTLTQNDFTFTTQGGLIGANSDLDFANLVAENLIPGQQNITQAASLAGDQLRTFQKDRSFFVQENINWADRIIVTGGLRGDRSSLNGDPNKFYLYPHASLAVRIANFDFWSVGAVDQLKLRAAFGQTGNNASFGTKFTSFNATNIGGNVGTIIDLQRGASNIKPERQTEIEAGFDIAAFNRRARLSVTGYRKEISDQLLQREIPSSTGFRLETINGGTLINRGIETSLTLALAQSEAFTWESTTSFWMNRAEVTELPVPSFRATGGGFGATLGEIRIEEGKSPTQIVGIDDTDGDGVSDGIFQLGDAAPDFQMSFSNNITFFENLRLSFLAHWKKGGDNLNLSELLFDLSRTTPDFDADYDGDGVRAGVERLALFGVSARQFVQDASYFRLREIGLYYDLPQALLDRFTNGTLRRLSVGVSADNILTITPYDSYDPEVNNFGATPVATGVEVTPYPASKQFFFHLNVGL; encoded by the coding sequence ATGAACTACCGATACCGGCTCAGCGCTGCGTTGGCGCTTATGGTGCTTTTGGCTGCAGTGAGCGTTACCGGCGCCTACGCCCAGCGCACTGTAAGCGGAACCGTCACCGATGCACAGGGAGGCGATGCCCTGCCCGGCGTGAATGTGCGCGTTGAGGGCACCACCACCGGCACCATCACCGGCCCGCAAGGTACCTACGAACTTCAAGTGCCAGCCGGGCCGCAAACCCTCGTGTTTTCGTTCATCGGTTATCAGACGCGCGAAGTAACCATCGGTCCCGACCAAACCGATGCCGATGCGCAACTGCGCGAAGACGTGGTAGGGCTCAGCGAAGTGATCGTGACGGGCCTCGCTGCCAGCGTGAAACGCGAAAACGCAGCCACCTCCATCGAAAGCATCAGCGGCGAAGACCTTGCAGGCACCACCTCGGTGGAAACGCTTGACGGCGCGCTGAGCGGGAAGGTGGCCGGCGCACAGATCTCCTCGTACTCCGGGGCCCCCGGCGGCGGCATGTCCATCAAGCTGCGCGGCGTCTCGACCATCAATGGCAACTCCGATCCGCTGTTTATCGTGGACGGCGTCATTGTGAGCAACGCGGCCATCCCCACCAATGTGAACGCCGTAACGCAAGCCGCAGCAGGCGGGAGCCGCTCGAACCAGGACAACCCCGTGAACCGCATTGCCGACCTCAACCCACGCGATATTGCATCTATTGAGATCCTGAAAGGCCCGTCGGCCGCGGCCATCTATGGCGGAAAAGCCGCCAACGGCGTGGTGCTCATCACCACCAAGATGGGGCAGGCCGGCCAAACGCGGGTCAACTTCTCGCAGAGCGTGGGCATCACCACCATTCGCCACAAGCTGGGCATGCGCGACTTCAACGCGCAAGAAGCCGAAACGGCCTTCGGGGCACGCGGCCGCGACCTCTTCGAACAGGCCAACGGACAGACCTACGACTACGAGGAAGCCATCTTTGGCCAGGAAGGACTCCTCTCGCGCTCGCAGCTTTCGGTGAGCGGCGGCAGCCAGAACACCCGTTTTTACATCTCCGGCCTCTGGCAGGACGACGAGGGTATCGTGGAGCGCACGGGCTACGAAAAGCAATCCGTGCGGGCTAACGTAACGCACGACTTTGGCACGAAAGCCACGCTAACCGGTCGCTTCAACTACATCAACAGCACCACGCGACGCGGCCTCACCGGCAACGATAATACCGGCACCACCTTTGGCGTGTCGTTGACGGCAACGCCGGAGTTTGTCAATCTCTTTCCCAACAACGAAGGGATTTACCCGGATCACCCGTTCAACGCGTCCAATCCGCTGCAAACCATCCAGCTGATGACCAACGAGGAGCAGGTGAACCGTATTATTTCCAGCGGGCGGTTTGAGTACAACGTATTCTCCACCGAGACGCAGACGCTGCAAGCCATCGTGGAAGGGGGCGTAGATTTCTTCTCCTTCGAGAACGTGGGCTTGTTTCCACGCATCTTACAGTTTGAGCGCCAGAGCGCGCAGCCCGGTACATCCATTTTGGGGAAAACCAATTCGCTGAATACCAACCTGCGGCTGCTCGCCAATCACACGCTCACCCAAAACGACTTCACCTTCACGACACAGGGCGGCCTCATTGGCGCCAACTCGGACCTCGACTTTGCCAACCTGGTGGCGGAGAACCTCATTCCGGGGCAGCAAAACATCACGCAGGCCGCCTCACTGGCCGGCGATCAGCTACGGACCTTCCAGAAGGATCGTAGCTTCTTTGTCCAGGAAAACATAAACTGGGCCGATCGGATCATCGTGACCGGCGGGCTGCGCGGCGACCGCAGCTCGCTCAACGGCGACCCAAACAAGTTCTACCTGTACCCGCATGCTTCGCTTGCCGTGCGCATCGCCAACTTCGACTTCTGGTCCGTCGGAGCCGTCGATCAGCTCAAGCTGCGGGCGGCGTTTGGCCAAACAGGAAACAACGCGAGCTTCGGGACGAAATTCACCTCCTTCAATGCCACCAACATTGGGGGCAATGTAGGAACCATCATTGACCTGCAGCGCGGCGCATCGAACATCAAGCCCGAGCGTCAAACAGAGATCGAAGCGGGCTTCGACATTGCAGCGTTCAACCGGCGCGCCCGGCTCTCGGTGACAGGGTATCGAAAGGAGATCTCCGATCAGCTCCTGCAGCGCGAAATACCTTCATCGACCGGCTTCCGCCTGGAGACCATTAACGGCGGCACACTCATCAACCGTGGCATTGAAACGTCGCTCACCCTGGCGCTCGCGCAAAGCGAGGCGTTTACGTGGGAATCCACCACCAGCTTTTGGATGAACCGGGCCGAAGTCACCGAGCTTCCGGTCCCTTCCTTTCGCGCAACAGGCGGCGGCTTTGGCGCTACGCTGGGCGAGATCCGCATCGAGGAAGGCAAGAGCCCCACACAGATTGTGGGCATCGATGACACCGACGGCGATGGCGTCTCCGACGGCATCTTTCAGCTTGGCGACGCTGCTCCTGACTTTCAGATGTCGTTCTCAAATAACATCACCTTCTTCGAGAACCTACGCCTGTCGTTCTTGGCACACTGGAAGAAGGGCGGCGACAATCTCAACCTCTCGGAGCTGCTGTTTGACCTGAGCCGCACCACCCCCGACTTCGATGCGGACTACGACGGCGACGGCGTGCGGGCGGGTGTTGAGCGGTTGGCGCTGTTTGGCGTGTCGGCCCGCCAATTCGTGCAAGATGCTTCATACTTCCGACTCCGGGAAATTGGTCTCTACTACGATCTGCCGCAGGCGCTGCTCGATCGCTTCACGAATGGCACGCTGCGGCGTCTCTCAGTGGGCGTATCGGCCGACAATATCCTCACCATTACGCCGTACGACAGCTATGACCCGGAGGTCAATAACTTTGGCGCCACGCCAGTGGCTACTGGGGTTGAAGTGACGCCCTACCCGGCATCGAAGCAGTTCTTCTTCCATCTGAATGTGGGGCTGTGA
- a CDS encoding deoxynucleoside kinase encodes MPDLFDDAPRKKKYVAISGNIGAGKSSLTEILSDYFGWEAFYEQVDNNPYLTDFYNDMRRWSFNLQVFFLSSRFKHQQHIETIDASVVQDRSIYEDAEIFARNLHQMNLMSPRDYENYTELFSIMTSYLQPPTLLVYLRASVPTLVNHIQQRGRNYESTIRIDYLERLQGHYERWIDTYDLGPKMIIDVDELDFVNDEKDRRDVINRIESRLFGLFPDE; translated from the coding sequence ATGCCCGACTTGTTCGATGACGCGCCACGGAAAAAAAAGTACGTGGCCATCTCCGGAAATATTGGCGCCGGGAAAAGCTCCCTGACCGAAATTTTGAGCGACTATTTTGGCTGGGAAGCCTTTTACGAGCAGGTGGATAACAATCCGTACCTCACGGATTTCTACAACGACATGCGGCGGTGGTCCTTTAACCTGCAGGTGTTTTTTCTGTCGAGCCGGTTCAAGCACCAGCAGCACATTGAGACCATTGACGCCTCGGTGGTGCAAGATCGGTCGATCTACGAGGATGCCGAGATCTTTGCGCGCAACCTCCATCAGATGAATTTGATGAGCCCGCGCGATTACGAGAATTACACCGAGCTCTTTTCGATCATGACGTCGTACCTGCAGCCGCCTACGCTGCTGGTGTACCTGCGGGCTTCGGTGCCCACGCTGGTGAACCACATTCAGCAGCGCGGCCGCAACTACGAGTCGACCATCCGCATTGACTACCTGGAGCGCCTGCAGGGCCACTACGAGCGCTGGATTGACACCTACGACTTGGGCCCCAAGATGATTATTGACGTGGACGAGCTCGACTTCGTCAACGACGAGAAAGACCGGCGCGATGTGATCAACCGCATCGAGAGCCGTCTCTTTGGGCTGTTTCCCGACGAGTGA
- a CDS encoding septal ring lytic transglycosylase RlpA family protein has product MKLLRTGWMIAATCLLVACGGPRAAVAPAPEVLPQEGQASYISDALAGNTTASGEPYRPSALTAAHRQLPFGTRVRVRRLDTGASVVVRINDRGPFVDGRIIDLSKAAARRIRMIRAGIVPVRVTLVERARSYVTAPPRATPAPVAPAAPADPSGGW; this is encoded by the coding sequence ATGAAACTGCTCCGCACCGGATGGATGATCGCTGCCACGTGCCTGCTTGTTGCCTGCGGGGGGCCACGGGCGGCGGTGGCGCCCGCCCCTGAGGTGCTTCCGCAGGAGGGGCAGGCCAGTTACATCAGCGACGCGCTGGCGGGTAATACCACGGCGAGCGGTGAGCCGTACCGGCCGTCGGCGCTTACGGCGGCGCATCGGCAGCTACCCTTTGGCACGCGGGTGCGCGTGCGGCGGCTGGACACGGGGGCCTCGGTGGTGGTGCGCATCAACGACCGCGGCCCGTTTGTTGACGGGCGCATCATCGATCTCTCGAAGGCCGCGGCGCGCCGTATCCGCATGATTCGCGCGGGCATCGTGCCGGTGCGCGTTACGCTCGTAGAGCGCGCCCGCTCGTACGTTACGGCGCCGCCACGCGCCACGCCGGCCCCGGTGGCCCCAGCGGCCCCGGCCGATCCGTCGGGCGGATGGTAA
- a CDS encoding alpha/beta hydrolase, whose translation MDVFRWFVLLLLVTATGCTTIPIGEDAVFMPKPSVTPASFDHETVQLSSVYFSSYDSTRLNGWYLSQPGAQATVLFFGGNGFYLVQSLGYIRALTQFPVNVFMWDYRGYGNSGGVPSVAAFKRDALAAYDFVRQRYDVPSERLLVHGHSLGTFLATHTAARRDVAGVVLENPATDVRGWVNGLAPWFVRLFIDFEIAPALRDESNLALVRTLDAPLLVVGGTADNITAPEMARTLHAAAAVPRKRLVMIAGGGHNKLYTYDAYTAAYQDFLAPILSGAGEARY comes from the coding sequence ATGGACGTCTTCCGCTGGTTTGTTCTTCTCTTGCTCGTTACTGCTACCGGCTGCACCACCATTCCCATCGGCGAAGATGCGGTGTTTATGCCCAAGCCGTCGGTGACGCCGGCGTCGTTCGATCATGAGACGGTGCAGCTTTCGTCGGTCTACTTTTCGTCGTACGATTCGACGCGCCTGAACGGCTGGTACCTCTCGCAGCCCGGCGCGCAGGCCACGGTCCTCTTCTTTGGCGGCAACGGCTTTTACCTGGTGCAATCGCTTGGGTACATCCGGGCCCTCACCCAATTTCCGGTCAACGTGTTTATGTGGGATTACCGGGGGTACGGCAACAGCGGGGGCGTGCCCAGCGTGGCCGCGTTTAAGCGCGACGCGCTGGCCGCCTACGATTTTGTCCGACAGCGCTACGACGTGCCGTCCGAGCGCTTGCTGGTACACGGGCACTCGCTCGGTACGTTTTTGGCGACGCACACCGCGGCGCGCCGCGACGTGGCAGGCGTTGTGCTCGAAAATCCAGCCACCGACGTGCGCGGCTGGGTGAACGGCCTGGCGCCCTGGTTTGTGCGCTTGTTCATCGACTTCGAGATTGCGCCGGCGCTGCGCGACGAAAGCAACCTGGCGCTGGTGCGCACGCTCGATGCGCCGCTGCTTGTGGTTGGCGGAACGGCCGATAACATCACGGCCCCCGAGATGGCGCGCACCCTGCATGCGGCGGCCGCTGTACCCCGCAAGCGCTTGGTGATGATTGCGGGCGGCGGGCACAACAAACTGTACACGTACGATGCCTACACCGCGGCGTATCAAGACTTCTTAGCGCCTATCCTTTCGGGAGCCGGCGAAGCTAGATATTGA
- a CDS encoding YpdA family putative bacillithiol disulfide reductase: protein MHDVLIIGAGPVGLACGIAAKRRGLSPLIVDKGALCNSFIGYPTRMEFFSTPEKLEIGGYPFSTRDYKPRREDALDYYRRVATAEGLNIRLYEEVTGLTGSDEAFVVHTSKTTHEARKVVVATGFYDIPNRLEVPGEDRPKVRHYFKEPYPYALTDVAIIGGGNSAAKAALACYRHDANVTLIVRNDGIDDGVKYWITPDLENRIAEGSITAYFNTTVEEITGDTLVLNGDDAPPTIANDFVLALIGYRPNYSLLDALGVEIADDEARTPVHDAAGETYQTNRPGVYLAGTICGGCDTSRWFIENGRFHAEKIMEDIVTTRAPAPVS, encoded by the coding sequence ATGCACGACGTACTCATTATTGGCGCGGGACCGGTGGGCCTTGCCTGCGGCATTGCGGCCAAACGGCGCGGCCTATCGCCCCTCATTGTTGACAAGGGCGCCCTGTGCAACTCGTTCATTGGCTATCCTACCCGGATGGAGTTTTTCTCTACCCCCGAGAAGCTCGAAATTGGAGGCTACCCGTTCTCCACCCGTGATTACAAGCCGCGCCGCGAGGATGCCCTCGACTATTACCGCCGCGTGGCGACGGCCGAGGGCCTAAACATTCGGTTGTATGAAGAAGTGACGGGGCTTACCGGAAGCGATGAAGCCTTTGTGGTGCACACGAGCAAAACCACGCACGAGGCACGGAAGGTCGTCGTTGCAACAGGATTTTATGACATCCCCAATCGCCTGGAGGTGCCCGGCGAGGACCGCCCGAAGGTGCGGCATTACTTCAAAGAGCCTTATCCGTACGCGCTCACGGATGTAGCGATCATTGGCGGCGGCAACTCGGCGGCCAAAGCGGCGCTCGCGTGCTATCGGCACGATGCCAACGTGACCCTCATCGTGCGCAATGACGGCATCGACGACGGCGTCAAGTACTGGATCACCCCCGATCTGGAAAATCGGATTGCCGAGGGATCGATCACGGCGTACTTTAACACGACCGTTGAGGAGATTACCGGCGACACGCTTGTGCTCAACGGCGATGACGCGCCGCCAACCATTGCCAACGACTTTGTGCTTGCCCTTATTGGGTACCGACCCAATTATTCGCTTCTGGATGCGCTCGGCGTCGAAATTGCGGACGACGAGGCCCGCACGCCCGTGCACGACGCGGCCGGTGAAACCTACCAAACGAATCGCCCGGGCGTGTACCTGGCAGGCACGATCTGCGGCGGCTGCGACACGAGCCGGTGGTTTATCGAAAACGGCCGCTTCCACGCCGAAAAAATTATGGAAGACATTGTAACGACTCGTGCACCGGCTCCCGTTTCGTAG